In Psychrobacter ciconiae, the following are encoded in one genomic region:
- the dxs gene encoding 1-deoxy-D-xylulose-5-phosphate synthase, which translates to MQQSPFLQSKLNAAPDAEATSYARQKSFNVIPSVRPVTPILDTVDAPADLKRLTVAELITLTDELREYLLYSAGLSGGHFGANLGVVELTVALHFLLDAPADQIVWDVGHQAYAHKILTGRREQIGSIRAKGGLTAFPERAESVFDTFGVGHSSTAISAGLGMSLALRYQKRPQKVACIIGDGAMTGGMAFEAMNDAVQQDADLLVILNDNDMSISCSIGGFSRHLASLWESGYQVDIDEHGQPDIKLRPEMQGFERRGRHGKARPIPKIEDNLFKAIGFSYFGPFDGHDIPELLRVLSRASQVSGPVLVHVYTTKGKGFLPAEADPVGYHAISKLAETAKTDTPNSAPSLKFSEVFGQFLCDKASVDDKLLAITPAMEEGSGMTEFARKFPERFFDVAIAEQHAVTVAAGMATQGVKPIVAIYSTFLQRGYDQLIHDVALQDLDVMFAIDRAGLVGEDGATHAGVFDFAFLRCIPNIVIAAPKDENECYQLLNTCFDHQGCTAVRYPRGSGTGATIQKPAQHLQIGKAEVEEVFGNDTARTKLAILVFGTMLATVQTAAKTLFAENNADKSDIQIHLVNMRWVKPLDSALIEDLLEKGITHIATVEEHTVMGGAGSAVNEYLINESKRFRQYQPKISNIGIPDYFIAHGSQSEQRADAGLDVSGIKTSLNQLLA; encoded by the coding sequence ATGCAGCAGTCACCTTTTTTACAGTCCAAATTGAACGCCGCGCCAGACGCGGAAGCGACAAGTTACGCTCGCCAAAAATCGTTTAACGTGATTCCAAGCGTGCGCCCCGTCACGCCCATTTTAGATACCGTCGATGCTCCTGCCGACTTAAAACGCTTAACTGTTGCTGAGCTTATCACTTTGACCGATGAGCTGCGTGAGTATTTGCTGTATTCTGCAGGGCTTAGCGGCGGTCACTTCGGGGCTAATTTGGGCGTGGTTGAATTGACCGTTGCGCTGCATTTTTTGCTCGATGCGCCCGCTGACCAAATCGTTTGGGATGTTGGTCATCAAGCCTATGCCCATAAAATTTTGACCGGTCGCCGAGAACAAATCGGCAGCATCCGCGCCAAAGGCGGTTTGACGGCGTTCCCTGAGCGCGCCGAGTCGGTTTTTGATACTTTTGGCGTGGGGCACTCGTCAACGGCGATATCAGCAGGGCTTGGCATGAGTCTTGCCCTTCGCTACCAAAAACGCCCACAAAAAGTTGCCTGCATTATCGGAGACGGTGCGATGACCGGCGGCATGGCGTTTGAGGCGATGAATGATGCCGTTCAGCAAGATGCCGATTTACTGGTTATTTTAAATGACAATGACATGTCGATATCGTGCTCAATTGGTGGCTTTTCGCGGCACTTGGCAAGCCTTTGGGAGTCAGGGTATCAGGTCGATATTGACGAGCACGGTCAGCCGGATATTAAGCTGCGTCCTGAGATGCAAGGCTTTGAGCGCCGAGGTCGTCACGGCAAAGCGCGCCCGATTCCCAAAATTGAAGACAACTTATTTAAAGCCATTGGTTTTAGTTATTTTGGACCGTTTGATGGTCACGATATTCCAGAGCTGCTGCGGGTATTGTCGCGGGCAAGCCAAGTTTCAGGACCCGTTTTGGTGCATGTTTACACCACCAAGGGCAAAGGCTTTTTGCCGGCAGAGGCGGACCCTGTCGGCTATCACGCCATCAGCAAACTGGCAGAAACTGCCAAAACTGACACCCCAAATTCCGCGCCAAGCTTAAAGTTTTCAGAAGTATTTGGGCAATTTTTATGCGACAAAGCAAGTGTCGATGACAAGCTGTTAGCCATCACCCCTGCGATGGAAGAAGGCTCGGGGATGACTGAGTTTGCGCGTAAGTTTCCCGAGCGCTTTTTTGATGTGGCAATCGCCGAGCAGCATGCGGTAACGGTTGCCGCTGGCATGGCAACCCAAGGCGTCAAGCCTATTGTGGCGATTTATTCGACCTTTTTACAGCGCGGCTATGACCAACTGATTCATGATGTGGCGCTGCAAGATTTGGACGTGATGTTTGCCATTGACCGCGCAGGGCTGGTTGGTGAGGACGGCGCAACTCACGCGGGCGTGTTTGACTTTGCCTTTTTGCGCTGCATTCCTAATATAGTTATTGCCGCGCCAAAAGATGAAAACGAATGCTATCAGCTGTTAAATACGTGCTTTGATCATCAAGGCTGCACCGCGGTTCGTTATCCGCGCGGTAGCGGAACGGGCGCAACGATCCAAAAACCAGCGCAGCATTTGCAGATTGGAAAAGCTGAGGTTGAAGAAGTTTTTGGCAATGATACCGCCCGCACCAAACTTGCTATTTTGGTATTTGGAACGATGCTAGCGACCGTCCAAACCGCGGCAAAAACTCTTTTTGCTGAAAACAACGCAGACAAGAGCGATATTCAAATTCATCTGGTGAATATGCGCTGGGTAAAACCTTTGGACAGCGCATTGATTGAAGACCTGCTCGAAAAAGGCATCACCCATATTGCCACGGTTGAAGAGCATACCGTCATGGGCGGCGCAGGAAGCGCGGTCAATGAGTATTTAATCAATGAGTCCAAGCGCTTTCGCCAATATCAGCCAAAAATTAGCAATATTGGCATTCCTGATTATTTCATTGCTCATGGCAGCCAAAGCGAGCAGCGCGCCGATGCTGGGCTGGATGTGAGCGGAATCAAAACAAGCCTTAATCAGCTGTTGGCTTAA
- the ribA gene encoding GTP cyclohydrolase II: protein MTYHFITSAKLPTRHGEFDIHVFENAAGQEHVMLTKGLPITKNDNGDALKANAPAPLVRIHSECLTGDAFGSLKCDCGSQLNSAMKAIQKDGVGAILYLRQEGRGIGLTNKIRAYALQEQGHDTLDANLMLGLPADARTYDMCSAMLAHVGVDKVRLITNNPDKVAYLTDHGIDVTERVPLLVGVNDVNLSYLATKRDRMGHLLDKEIFTQAHDNK from the coding sequence ATGACTTACCACTTTATCACCAGCGCCAAATTGCCCACGCGTCATGGCGAGTTTGACATTCACGTGTTTGAAAATGCCGCCGGTCAAGAGCACGTGATGCTCACCAAAGGCTTACCCATAACAAAAAATGACAACGGCGACGCTTTAAAAGCCAACGCTCCTGCGCCACTGGTTCGAATCCACTCTGAATGCCTGACCGGTGATGCCTTTGGCTCGCTTAAATGTGACTGCGGCTCGCAATTAAATAGCGCCATGAAAGCGATTCAAAAAGACGGTGTCGGCGCGATTTTATATTTGCGCCAAGAAGGTCGCGGCATTGGGCTGACCAACAAAATCCGTGCTTATGCGCTGCAAGAGCAAGGTCACGACACGCTGGACGCCAACTTAATGCTGGGCTTGCCGGCGGACGCGCGAACTTATGACATGTGTAGCGCGATGCTCGCTCATGTCGGTGTTGATAAAGTTCGCCTGATTACCAACAACCCCGATAAGGTGGCTTATTTGACCGACCATGGCATTGACGTCACTGAGCGCGTGCCGCTATTGGTTGGGGTCAATGACGTAAATTTAAGCTACCTTGCCACCAAGCGCGACCGCATGGGGCACTTGCTTGATAAAGAAATATTTACCCAAGCTCATGATAATAAATAA